A genomic stretch from Pomacea canaliculata isolate SZHN2017 linkage group LG2, ASM307304v1, whole genome shotgun sequence includes:
- the LOC112556711 gene encoding uncharacterized protein LOC112556711, translating into MMIRSGISTNQGDNFSDSESDWDTSVDIDPTGQSSRREQEEEPQPKSRHNINRKFEEAPVGMKRQQVNDRGDEVGEAQSNPGVFNAANANKMLAPNDRVSHGLHSSSPVPPYTSGFQEIIIDEDDKDVSSTYAVPDKTQKSSKYMPTPTQRFIHKPNADVELWEDSDAEQRTLQELHTNLRKEKTREMENEAARLQTQARENNMRTPVAPQSVSLFERWTRSQEDRQRQKEEQGPQRKKSISSPPENWSPDTGMNGSALTRALNTPPQPLFVSDAGSKRHIYFLNKGHVEYYDVDEEETDAVMPKVAERVERYVRRMWQEIFSVLRILASFIVVFTTELIHFGTSFVLRPLLVGIIASFGNQLIKPVLASVFSMIIQPIFIFMWNIMSAIKHLLMPAIDILGSITSRLSILFASLRLVEVNLAGTSRGHNPDKEYLQRRDGGEVV; encoded by the exons ATGATG ATTCGTTCGGGAATATCTACTAATCAGGGAGATAATTTCAGTGACTCTGAATCTGACTGGGATACCAGTGTTGACATCGATCCCACAGGACAAAGCAGCCGTAGAGAGCAAGAAGAGGAGCCTCAACCTAAATCACGCCATAATATAAATC GAAAATTTGAAGAAGCCCCAGTTGGCATGAAAAGGCAACAGGTCAATGACAGAGGTGATGAAGTTGGAGAGGCTCAGTCAAATCCTGGTGTTTTTAATGCTGCTAATGCAAATAAAATGCTGGCTCCAAA TGATAGAGTTTCGCATGGCTTACACAGCTCTAGTCCTGTTCCCCCTTATACTTCAGGATTCCAAGAGATTATTATAG atgaagatgataaagatGTGAGCTCCACCTATGCTGTACcagacaaaacacagaaaagcaGTAAATACATGCCTACACCTACACAACGTTTCATCCATAAGCCTAATGCAG atGTGGAATTGTGGGAAGACTCAGATGCAGAACAGAGAACATTACAAGAGCTGCACACAAACCTGCGCAAGGAGAAGACTCGAGAAATGGAAAATGAAGCTGCTCGCTTACAAACTCAAGCAAGAG AAAACAACATGCGTACTCCAGTAGCTCCTCAATCTGTCTCACTCTTTGAAAGATGGACACGCAGTCAGGAGGACAGACAGAGGCAGAAAGAA GAGCAAGGCCCACAACGCAAGAAAAGCATCAGTAGTCCTCCAGAAAACTGGTCTCCTGACACAGGCATGAATGGAAGTGCACTTACAAGAGCGTTAAATACACCTCCTCAGCCACTGTTTGTCAGTGATGCTGGAAGCAAAAG GCATATATATTTCTTGAACAAGGGTCATGTTGAGTACTATGATGTTGATGAAGAAGAGACGGACGCAGTTATGCCAAAAGTTGCAGAAAG GGTGGAAAGATATGTCCGACGGATGTGGCAAGAGATCTTTAGTGTTCTTCGCATACTTGCATccttcattgttgtttttacaACAGAGTTGATTCATTTTGGCACCAGTTTTGTATTACGTCCTCTCTTGGTTGGCATTATTGCTTCTTTTGGAAACCAACTTATTAAGCCAGTTCTAGCCAGTGTATTCAGCATGATCATTCAGCCCATTTTCATCTTCATGTGGAACATTATGTCAGCCATTAAACATCTTCTTATGCCAGCGATTGATATTCTTGGATCCATCACTTCCAGACTGTCCATTTTATTTGCCTCTTTACGACTAGTAGAAGTAAATCTTGCTGGAACCTCTAGAGGACATAATCCAGACAAGGAGTATCTACAGAGGAGAGATGGAGGGGAGGTGGTTTAA
- the LOC112556716 gene encoding m7GpppX diphosphatase-like produces the protein MATTSEDHQDTKKRKHDVEIINEKDSDTCVFRDFQICRILREDARNKMVILHGNFEGDPSKDAVVILEKLPFVREKLQNTLRSKESKTETTLSNDIYSTHQVFSARIVPDSKATMIYPATNKHIDKYSEHPAFIVRETPELYATVTLPCLQASKFSTQWVSNILEKKSEADRIVFEDPDPETGFILLPDMKWNRTDLDSLYLVAIIHKHGIHSIRNLTAQQLPLLQNILDKGKAAIFDQFQVPASKLRIYFHYQPSYAHLHVHFTHVKFDAPGSDCLRAHLVEDVISNLQIDGDFYKKKLLMFVVREHEDLYKSYKAAGHFE, from the exons ATGGCGACCACTTCTGAAGATCACCAAGACACCAAGAAGAGGAAGCATGATGTGGAAATAATAAACGAGAAAGATTCAGATACATGCGTCTTTCGTGATTTCCAGATTTGCAGGATTTTGCGAGAAGATGCTCGAAATAAAATGGTTATTCTTCATGGTAATTTTGAGGGCGACCCTTCCAAAGATGCGGTTGTCATCTTGGAAAAGCTTCCTTTTGTCCGTGAGAAGCTTCAGAATACCTTGCGTTCAAAGGAAAGCAAAACTGAGACGACTCTGAGTAACGATATCTACAGCACGCATCAAGTGTTTTCTGCGCGAATTGTTccgg acTCAAAAGCTACAATGATTTACCCAGCAACTAACAAACATATCGATAAATATAGTGAACATCCAGCCTTTATTGTGCGAGAAACTCCAGAGCTGTATGCAACAGTCACTCTACCATGTCTCCAGGCCAGCAAATTCAGCACTCAG tggGTAAGCAATATATTGGAGAAGAAGTCTGAGGCTGATCGCATAGTATTTGAAGATCCTGATCCAGAAACTGGTTTCATTTTATTGCCAGACATGAAATGGAACCGCACAGACTTGGATTCTTTGTATCTGGTTGCAATTATTCACAAGCATGGAATTCACTCTATAAGAAATTTAACAGCTCAACAGTTACCATTGCTGCAAAATATCTTGGACAAGGGAAAA GCTGCCATTTTCGATCAGTTTCAAGTTCCTGCATCAAAACTGCGCATCTATTTTCATTATCAACCATCTTATGCCCACTTGCATGTGCACTTCACTCATGTGAAATTTGATGCACCTGGTTCAGACTGCCTCAGAGCTCACCTTGTAGAAGATGTTATCAGCAACCTACAGATAGATGGTGATTTTTACAAGAAGAAgctgttgatgtttgttgtccGTGAGCATGAAGACCTATACAAATCTTATAAGGCAGCTGGGCATTTTGAATAA
- the LOC112556714 gene encoding GDP-fucose transporter 1-like isoform X1: MGKRDGLQQLHILFVIACHWAMSITLVFVNKHMVSSSTLGHDLTVVIAWSQSFVSVLAILIGASVQMLLDPSARWIASSPSLLLNSDVLAMSFAFVAVLVLNNLLLKHIGVAFYQVARSSTLVFSVMFSRLFLHVPITGKIGFSCFLIICGFLISADEERALNSITFAGITYGVLASMVAALCGIYCKRVDKVVDGDSLKIALLNNGSSIILLFPLIFSTGQFHTAWMTGQLWKVTLWWQLIVTGVISMMVGWTSNKVISLTSPVTHNVSINAKSLLQTILAVIFHEEKKTFLWWVGNLLVMLGIMLYATNKSSTSNEIIITIPEKKETR, from the exons ATGGGAAAAAGAGATGGACTTCAGCAACTGCATATTCTTTTTGTTATTGCTTGTCACTGGGCAATGTCTATTACACTtgtatttgtcaacaaacaTATGGTTAGCAGCAGCACTTTAG GTCATGATCTCACTGTTGTCATCGCATGGTCTCAGAGTTTTGTCTCAGTCTTGGCTATTCTCATCGGAGCATCAGTCCAGATGCTGCTGGACCCATCAGCACGCTGGATAGCATCAAGCCCATCCCTGCTGTTGAACAGTGATGTCCTTGCTATGTCTTTTGCCTTTGTTGCAGTTCTTGTTCTGAATAATCTGTTACTGAAGCACATTGGTGTGGCATTTTACCAAGTTGCACGGTCTTCCActcttgtgttttctgtaatgttttCAAGACTTTTTCTGCATGTTCCTATAACCGGCAAAATTggattttcttgctttcttatCATATGTGGGTTTTTAATAAGTGCAGATGAAGAAAGAGCACTCAACAGTATAACTTTTGCTGGAATTACCTATGGTGTCCTAGCTAGCATGGTGGCTGCACTTTGTGGTATTTACTGCAAGAGGGTGGACAAAGTTGTGGATGGTGACTCCTTGAAAATAGCACTTTTAAACAATGGTAGCAGCATAATACTGCTTTTCCCTCTCATTTTTAGTACTGGTCAGTTTCACACAGCTTGGATGACAGGGCAGCTGTGGAAGGTAACGTTGTGGTGGCAACTGATAGTTACTGGGGTCATTAGCATGATGGTCGGATGGACTAGCAACAAGGTAATTAGCTTGACATCCCCTGTGACACACAATGTGAGCATCAATGCCAAATCACTCCTGCAGACAATACTGGCTGTGATTttccatgaagaaaaaaaaacattccttTGGTGGGTAGGAAATCTCCTTGTGATGCTTGGCATAATGTTGTATGCTACAAATAAATCTTCAACATCCAATGAAATAATCATAacaatacctgaaaaaaaagaaacaaggtGA
- the LOC112556714 gene encoding GDP-fucose transporter-like isoform X2, with protein MLLDPSARWIASSPSLLLNSDVLAMSFAFVAVLVLNNLLLKHIGVAFYQVARSSTLVFSVMFSRLFLHVPITGKIGFSCFLIICGFLISADEERALNSITFAGITYGVLASMVAALCGIYCKRVDKVVDGDSLKIALLNNGSSIILLFPLIFSTGQFHTAWMTGQLWKVTLWWQLIVTGVISMMVGWTSNKVISLTSPVTHNVSINAKSLLQTILAVIFHEEKKTFLWWVGNLLVMLGIMLYATNKSSTSNEIIITIPEKKETR; from the coding sequence ATGCTGCTGGACCCATCAGCACGCTGGATAGCATCAAGCCCATCCCTGCTGTTGAACAGTGATGTCCTTGCTATGTCTTTTGCCTTTGTTGCAGTTCTTGTTCTGAATAATCTGTTACTGAAGCACATTGGTGTGGCATTTTACCAAGTTGCACGGTCTTCCActcttgtgttttctgtaatgttttCAAGACTTTTTCTGCATGTTCCTATAACCGGCAAAATTggattttcttgctttcttatCATATGTGGGTTTTTAATAAGTGCAGATGAAGAAAGAGCACTCAACAGTATAACTTTTGCTGGAATTACCTATGGTGTCCTAGCTAGCATGGTGGCTGCACTTTGTGGTATTTACTGCAAGAGGGTGGACAAAGTTGTGGATGGTGACTCCTTGAAAATAGCACTTTTAAACAATGGTAGCAGCATAATACTGCTTTTCCCTCTCATTTTTAGTACTGGTCAGTTTCACACAGCTTGGATGACAGGGCAGCTGTGGAAGGTAACGTTGTGGTGGCAACTGATAGTTACTGGGGTCATTAGCATGATGGTCGGATGGACTAGCAACAAGGTAATTAGCTTGACATCCCCTGTGACACACAATGTGAGCATCAATGCCAAATCACTCCTGCAGACAATACTGGCTGTGATTttccatgaagaaaaaaaaacattccttTGGTGGGTAGGAAATCTCCTTGTGATGCTTGGCATAATGTTGTATGCTACAAATAAATCTTCAACATCCAATGAAATAATCATAacaatacctgaaaaaaaagaaacaaggtGA